A segment of the Toxotes jaculatrix isolate fToxJac2 chromosome 2, fToxJac2.pri, whole genome shotgun sequence genome:
tcctgatccatTTAGATACATGTTTACCAGCACTTGACCTAATATACAAAGGTTCAAGCTTAAATGCTGTCTTAAAAGACATTAggatctgttttattttgttggcaCTTCCTCCTTGTGTTACAGGTAAGATTCCTGgaacagcagaacaaaatgcTGGAGACCAAGTGGAAACTGCTGCAGGGACAGACTGCCTCCTCCTCTAGCATTGAGCCCATGCTGAAGTCCTACATCTCCAACCTGCAAAGACAGCTGGAGTTTCTCAACAATGACAAACATCGGCTTGACATGGAGAACGATGTCATGCACAAAAACGTGGATGACTACAAGACAAAGTAAGACATTTGTTAAGTCTGGAAACTAGACTTGTGAGTAAGCTCACACTGATAAGATCTGCAAGCGTAATCTGATATTTGTGGTGTGTTTCAGGTACGAGCAAGAAATCAACAAGCGGAATGAAGCAGAGAATGAGTTTGTTATGCTCAAAAAGGTACAGTGTGCAGTCACGATAGCTATGatacatatttgttttctcagtttgcACATGTATATGTATGATACTGATGAAGGACTGTGTCTGTCAAATGCAAGATAAGAACTAAGAAAAGGTCTCTTGTTTTTTACTGACTGCTTGCAGGATGTGGATGCAGGTTATCTGTCCAAGGTGGATCTCAGCGACAAGTTGTCAGATATCACTGATGAATTCAACTTCCTCACGGCTCTGTATGATGCGGTACACAACCTTTCACTGAAACTCTTCTCAAAATTTCAAAGATCAAATCAAGGAAAGATTAAATCAAGGAAAATGTACACAGCATATAcagtgtgtgagcttgtgttgTATTCTGGATTATGTCTGTCTCAATGTTGCTGCATCTATTGTTTTATAAAAGGAGCTGAAAGAGCTGCAGGACAGCGTGAAGGAGACCTCTGTGGTGGTACAGATGGACAACTCCCGTAGCCTGCAAATGGATCAGATTGTAGCTGAAGTTAAGGCTCAGTATGAGGACATTGCTGCCCGCAGCCGTGAGGAAGCTGAAAGCTGGCACAAGAGCAAGGTGAAGGACTGTAGTACATGACCCTAGCTCTAGTGTGAATAATTACATGTTGCTGTTAATGTAACAACATTTGTTGTAAAACAAGTTTGTCTTTAAAAGAAGAAGTAGAAAAACGGTCAACAGTTAACTAAAGCTTATAAGTCTCCTAGAATACCATGTCTTTTTGACAGGAACCACTCTTGTCAAACCTGATCTTTGCTTATCTCACatctttgttcctctgtttgATCTCTGCCGGTACCAGTTTAACCAGATGACTGCTCAGGCTGACCAGTATGGCAATGAGCTGCGTAGCACCAAGGCAGAAATATCTGAGCTCAGCCGAATGATCTCCCGCCTGCAGAATGAGA
Coding sequences within it:
- the LOC121195214 gene encoding intermediate filament protein ON3-like isoform X2; translation: MSLRSKSISRPGPHMSAGGFSSMSMGSYSIPKISTGINQRAPITAVTINKSLLTPLNIDIDPAIQAVRTQEKEQIKSLNNRFASFIDKVRFLEQQNKMLETKWKLLQGQTASSSSIEPMLKSYISNLQRQLEFLNNDKHRLDMENDVMHKNVDDYKTKYEQEINKRNEAENEFVMLKKDVDAGYLSKVDLSDKLSDITDEFNFLTALYDAELKELQDSVKETSVVVQMDNSRSLQMDQIVAEVKAQYEDIAARSREEAESWHKSKFNQMTAQADQYGNELRSTKAEISELSRMISRLQNEIHTAKAHRTTLEDQVTEAEQRGDGAVQDAKVRIRDLELALQRSKQDMARQLREYQELMNVKLALDIEISTYQKLLEGEEERLEQDSVVNIQTVPTKTVSVNNYQQRKSGPVLIKTVETHDRFS